The following nucleotide sequence is from Megalops cyprinoides isolate fMegCyp1 chromosome 19, fMegCyp1.pri, whole genome shotgun sequence.
AACAGAGATGTTTTGCAACATGCTCTGCCCTTCCCCCACTTTGCAACAGTTGTCGAGAAACATGCAGACAGGCAATACCTCGAATTCGACGTGCGCAAAAAAAAcgaacacaaacaggaagcagccTCTCTGACAGGCAGAGAAGCTGGCGGCGCTTCCCTTCCAGCGACCGAAACGGTTTCCCTCCTGCGGCCGCAAGCCTGAATGTGTCTGCCGAAACTAGGCAGCCGAAACCAGATCTGATCCTTTTAGCGGGGTCATGAGACTCGCTGCTGCAGAATCAGCACCACGCTGCTCCACATGCAGGGCGTAACCCGGGCGGCGTGCTACAGGAGAGCGGTGGCCTCCACCCAAAGCACAATGCATTGCTTACGCTGCCACAGTCTGAATAGTGCCTTGAACTGAGGAAAAAGGGAGCTCCTGAAAAGAACTTCTGCATGAGTGCTTTCTGTGATCACCGAAAGCTTtctgaacacaaacatgtaactcaagcgcacacacaatcactacattttttgtttttttttgtttcacacaatattttttcttgtgaatGAACGAATGAGCGTCCAAACTCCAGCTAACCCGCATGCTCatataagcaaaaaaaaaaaaaaacctagtgATCTTGTGACTGTAGCGTAGTGGACTTCTGTTGGCATCTGTTGACTAGCCAGCTTacataagttaacttgtggtagggcttgaatggtgttatgctcacgctcactggtctgtgagttttgttagcctggtctgacaatgttgctcattaaacttgaatagatacacttacTGTATGTTCTAATGTGCTGAAAGTttctctggataggagcgtctgctaaatgcatgtaatacaatgtaatgtaacttgcTCCAGAGAAGATCACCACTTGAACCCTGTGCACTTAACCCATGCACGCAGAGTGATGTCATACTCACAGCCTCCCTgtagtgtgatgtcacagtagctGTGTGACTTCAGGCCGGCGCAGGTCAGCTCACACCGCAGGTGGAGAGCGCCCTTAACGGGTGCAGGGATGGCGAAATGGGCGGTGTCATTGGTGTGCTGATAGGCCAAGAGGGGCTTTCCATCAACGGTGAGATGCAGGGATTGGCTCCTACACCCTGGTGGGAGGTGCCTACTCATCCCACACGCCCCTGACACATTATGGCCAATGTGGAAATATTTCTCCCACAGACATGTCACTTCCACTCCCACTGCTGCTGGAGAACAGGCAGAGGACAGAAGAGAAGGTGTGCAAGAGAGAAACAATTAACACTGTACTGTAGGGCTGGACGATACAGCCGTCGCGATATACCAAATAGCcatttttagcgcaataacagctatccccatCATGTGGAGTTAGGTTTCTTCCcctatttttctccctttagtcatacctgatgaGGGAGGACCAGTTTTCCAAGTTATTGAGCTAAAATAGCTATTCGGTATATCtcgacggctatatcgcccagccaTACTGTACCGCTAACAATTAACACTATTGCCCTCCTTATTTAACCATTATATGTTCTGTATGtcagcatgtttgttttactttggcaacacaaatgtgtgtttgccatgctaatgaaacatttatttcatcaaGGAGGTCATTAAGAAAGTCAGTGTGCTTGTGTTGAAATCAGTCTTTTAGGCTTTTCTCGTTATCCTCGATAATTTATTTCTCACAATTTGGAACTGACACATCTGTGTGAGGATATAGGCATGTACACCGTGATTTTAAGCTCTCACATAACtaaatcaaacaataaaaacGTCTGGTTTCACTGTGTAATAATATGATGACAGTAACTAAttcaataataacagtaataacacaCAGTAATAACACACCAGTAGATTGTGACTGAATTGTGTACACAgtgctctcactcactcactcactgaatcatccactgactcactgacacacacactgactcactcgCTGACTCAgacactgactcactcacacactcactcactcaccctgcTGAAGGAGACTGGCAGACAGCAGGAACAAGCAGGCACTGAGCCATGCCATCACGCAGGACACCCGGCAtctgcacagagacaggaaacagagacagaggcagacgTTCTTCAATCACCTCCAGGTATCATACCAGTGATGTGGGGCATGCCGACACCCCGTCTTTAACGTCCTGCCTTAAAAGTATTCTGGCAGTATGGTGTGGTTCACTGTAATGTTTGGGAGGGTGGACTGAGGCAGCAAGAGCATTATTTTGAATTCTTAACAGTGGTGTTATACTCTTGTTATACTCAATGTATTTATGATTTGCTCAACGCTGATGGATGATGGGTAATATGTATGTCACTCATGGACTCAGAACACAGGCTATTCAAATAAAGAAGAGCCTTCACCTTAAGGTAAAGTCAGGCCTGCCTACACTCTCCACCTGTAGAGACACATTCTGTTTCTAAACAAACCCCTGGAGCAACCTAAGCAATAAGAAGTCAaggttttcttttgtctttaaaaGATCTGTTGTCAGAAAAGTACCACATATTGCAAAATGGCCATATTTCTTGGATTTTGCATATCACAAttgtttgatgtttatttttctgacttTGACCCGCAGTCTCTGACTTTTCTCGAAACCCCACAGACATAACCCTTACAAGAATCAAGCTTGagataaccccccccccgcccaccaaTCCCCCAACTCAAGTTCCTAACATGCCaaccaaacctgcagctcaacCGGGAAGCCCGTACATTGCAGTGCCTACTCCTGACCACTAacccacactgctgtctctgagtCACCACCACATCACAGGCTTCGCTGCGCTCACGTGCCCATCTTCAACTCGAAAACCCAAATGCAGCAGTTTCACTGGCCGCCCCGTCACTCAACAGCAGGAAAACGGCAGCAGGGAGGCTCTGAGTCACATTCAACCAAGGAAGAGGTGTGCCACTTTGACAATAGCATTGCTGGACTTGAGCTCTTTAATTCTTGTTACGCTGATTGTAaatgccaaacacacacagctacacacacacacggtgacCCTCATTTTCCCACCCCTGCGCATGGTTCCATCATTCTAAAACATGACTGGCTTGGAAATTTCAGCTGCATATGAGGACATACCAGTAGGTAACATGGAAGCAATATACATAGCTCAATACATGTTTTCACTTTAAAACAGGATATTCAAGATTAAATGCAAAGCAGCACTTTTATTCTTCAATATGTAAACTAGGCTATGTAAACTAGGCAAACTGTCTGAAGTATTAACGTACACAGTCGAAGATATCTATGATGTACTCAACTATATTTACGTAATTTTATAAATTTTCCAGACAAATCTACTTTCCACAACATTCATTCAAAGTCCACAGATCTAGTGAACTCGTCCTGAGACATTCTGagtatttctttaatttatgCAGACAAACTTCAGCAGTGGCCACCTGAAACCTAAATTTGTGCaaaccaaaacaacagaaaaaatgcaaacaagtaCTTTGTGGTCACCGGTAAAAGCAGCAGGCTTGAGGcttgaaaaacaacacaggcaTGAGCGTGTACAGACACcgcaacagatttttttctcttacacCTTCGGTGCACTTCTCGGAAGAAAGACGgtgatgtttcattttgacTTTTTCTTTTCTACCGACCAGGCAGACACAGTGCCATGCCTTTGAGGCCTCTAGGCTGTTAAGACCCTGACAAAGCCTCCTCCTTGCACTATTTACATTGCACAAGATTATTAATAAGTCTACCATTGGCAAAACATAATTAACATTTGAACAAGCAATTCCATGCTGATATACAGTCAGTAAGAACTGAAAGTGCAGTACCGGTACACATTCTAGCTTTACTATTTTGTgattcactctgtgtgtgtgtgtgtgtgtgtgtggggggggggggggtcaggacCCATAATTCACAGCAGGGTATCAGCTGGGGGTAGTGCAAAGGGTCCTCAGAACATCTAAAAGTTCTGAAAGAATTATTTTGGCTGTGTAACACAGGAGGGACTCCAGGGGGATCTCGTGAAAGAAAGCATTAATGAGGTATTCCCGGCCTTGCGAAAAAATGTCACGGCACCATCACTGAAAGGTCAAAGGCAAAAAATGCTGTTACTTCCCAAGTAGAATTTCTTCGCATTTTCCCTCAGCTCTTCCCCTTATTGTTGGGCTGGGAATTAAGTGGGTTAAAGTGTCCCAATCTAGCACAAAGCATTTTCACCTGCCCTCCAGTGCCCTACGTACATGCATGTGGGGTAACTCCTCACCTCAGTCTGATATTACACGGCTCCTTTTGTTTAAAATCCCTGGGTTCCTCCTGTTTTACTTCAAGATCTCATCTTCTGCCAAACCCAAAAACGAGCACACAAGTAACATCTGACAGCTTTAAAAGGTCTTTGTTTATCTACTGTCTCAGCGTTTTGTCACCCAATTTCTGCATAGCTGCATATCGTCACCCAATTTCCCAAGCGAATTCTACAGATCTGTGTATGAGGGGTGGAAGTAATAAAAACTTACATGAAATTTAATTCccaatttacttttaatttagtttttgttaCTTCCACCCCTCATAAACTGTGTGCTAGACAAACACAGTGTTAAAACCAActatcacatttgtttttgactACTGATGATTACCTTCggtcaaacacattttcagttaatgATTTCAAATTTGTGGATAACAGCTTTACTAACTGCTAACTAGCTATTAGTTTTGCTTTTAACTTTGACTCaggcaaaaatattttgtgagtAACTAAGTTCAGCTATGAACATAcgtacacaaacattttaactCGATTGCAACTTGTACATAGGAAAAGAGAAACCCATGTAATTGACATTCAAGGTGTCAAAGACAAGCACAGGTTCTCTGATAAAATCCAACGAACTTTCCCTTCCAATTCAAGAGTAATTTTCCCTTTAATGTGTTAGTAAtggctttgttttattgtcatagtGATCTGACGGATACCTGTAAAGGATGTAATCACGTTTTAGCCTTCAATGGCGCAAGTTAATGCAGTAGTCaggtaaataaaacaaaaataaatacaacagacACGTTCCTACCCACAATATTATTAGTCCAATTTAAAATCCTACCGTGGGTCATAGCAATCACTAATTTTATCTGCAATTTCAATGTAACTAAGTTTCTTGTTCAATCCAAAGATATTCAATTGTATTGCAAGCGTAGTGCTACCAAAACACAATAAAGTGCGCTTAATTACACACAAAAGGAGTTATGAAcgattttgttttcttcccgTCCATATTCTGGTCATCtgcgtttcatttttttcccactgttgCTTAAATAAGTCGAATGCCACGAACATCAcatcaataaaagaaaaaggcatATAGTTCTCCATTCAGTACAACTACCACTGGTGCTCTCTGCGTACATACAACAGCATTCTACAGTTAACTCCACAAACATGCAGTTAATTCTCGTAACTATTACGTTAGTTAAGATTGATGTTATGCTACCTACGAAGTCTAAACGAAATCTTAACTTTTCTTTCCTTGCATCATAATCCAGCTGCATGCATAGGTTGGTCAACCACACCAGTTCGCTGGATACCTAACTACAGCTGCTCCTGTGAGCttcttataaaatatttttaatctcCACCTGAAACAATCCATGTTAGCTACTCCCGTACCTCTGACGAGTAGCCTGAAGGCTATGTCACCTTCAAACGGCGTTACCACTGGGAAATATGTATTTAGACGTTAATGGTACATACCCATTCACAACATCTCAGCAACAGTGAGGCAACAGCTACTTCCCGCAGCCCTGCTCCGCTTAAGTTTTCTTTGTTATGACGTCACTCCACCATGCTCAGTTGCATCCGCTATTGAAACGCCCCCCTTGACGGGAATGCAAACCTCGCAAGACATGATCGAGGTCTTAGCATAGCACTGCTTTATGACCGCAGCGAAATGTAATAAGATACAGTTGGACAGATGTGCTTTTGACCGGTATTCTGTATTTCATACGGTATGATATGGTCTGAGATGTGTGCAAGAAAGTTCACGTTCAATGTTCAGTGTGTTGACTGCTTAGatatctttttctttattttcagttattgcaTAAATACTAGGAAATTCTTGATAACCACAGAATTTGTAActcataaatgtaataaatgcaacCACAAGAAGTAtggtattttttcagtgttgggTTCAAATCTTGAAATATAAAGCATATTTAAAAACTATAATTTGCTTTCAGGATTGATgttatttatgcatatttattatACCAAATATGTCGGTTTGTTTGGgtttatacacacaaacacaactattcacaaaataatgcaaaaaaaatcacctttatTAAAATCTGCTGAATAACTTTCAAGGTCCTTGTACAGTGGCTTCAACATTTTTCTCATCAGCACATGGTTAAAGAGGAAACAAGAAAACCGGAGACAGGGGCAGATTGAGCAATATATGCAACACTGCAATGACAGCCTAATGACAGACAAATAGAAGGCAGAGACTTAACAACATGACGGTCAGGCACTACAAACTGCTCATTCCACTCGTTACACAGGCATAGTCATACAGGAAAAGAGGACATTTCCtccacatgggggggggggggggcaaaagagaaggggaaagagaggaaagacagagagcaaaaggGATGAATCTCAGCACAGCGAGCTGATCTCACTCTTGCTGCAGCCCCACTTGCAACAGGCGTTGGACAGCCCCACCACCACGTCGCGGCCCTTCCTGTCCGATGTCCGTAGGGCCTCCAGCACTTCCTCTGAAATTAGGGAGCGCACTGAGCGGCTGAGCACGGCGCCCTCGTTCTCCTCCCTGGCCCAGACCGAGGGCTCTCTCTCGGGGACCTGCTGGTAGGGGAGTTCGGGGAGAGAGTCGGGGCTCCAGCTGTCTACGGCCTCATCGTCGTGAGAAGAGAAGGGGTCCTGAGAAAGGTCTCCTGAAACAGAGGTGGAAGGGGGTTTTAGCAGAGAGAGATCGGCTGCCATCCTCACCCTCAAAAGGTTCCCAATGTTGCACCGACTGTCGAAAATCAACAGACAGACCGAAGCAAGACAAGCTATGGTGCTCAAATAAGCCACAGGTACGCTGGAAATGGGGGAAGCTGAGTGGCTTCACCCCAAAACAGGTAGACCAGCATAGAGGCTCAAATGACTGAGAGACAGCCCAATGACAAGGTGAAACAAACTGAGTGCAGTGAGAggattacacacagacacgcagagaCTCAGCAGCGTAGTGTAAACAGCAAGGGACAGGACCCATAGTTggccagttcgattccccagcgggccctgctgttgtgcctttcGACAAGGTATTAAACCAGAATCACCCCAAACGTAAGAGCACCCGCTAACCAACCGTAACTGTAACCCGGTCTTACCTGCGCTCCTGACTGACCGTCTCCACCGCGAGCCCCCGCAGGTGAAGATGACCGCCCGGATGAACTCTCGGCCGCACAGTTTGACTCCGTATGTCGGGTGTCCCTCTAGCGCCTGCACGCTGGACACCAGCAGGCAAACGGCCAGCACCACGGCTTTCCACATCACGGCACTGTCGGAGCTCGGGGGGGGGCGAAGAGGAGGGTGGTCCGC
It contains:
- the LOC118794447 gene encoding relaxin-3-like, translated to MWKAVVLAVCLLVSSVQALEGHPTYGVKLCGREFIRAVIFTCGGSRWRRSVRSAGDLSQDPFSSHDDEAVDSWSPDSLPELPYQQVPEREPSVWAREENEGAVLSRSVRSLISEEVLEALRTSDRKGRDVVVGLSNACCKWGCSKSEISSLC